The following are encoded in a window of Phaseolus vulgaris cultivar G19833 chromosome 3, P. vulgaris v2.0, whole genome shotgun sequence genomic DNA:
- the LOC137808608 gene encoding arabinosyltransferase XEG113-like, with product MAWRKGCEEVANSKPLFLTIYTVVVIGIVVSSFYVFSAIYSSNPSAAQSSAWLSSLPSENTRVTDQTLNVSRSAVHFVPRPSSGAQNEWSRTIWDIPPTNKRMPPLSDFRLTKALVQQRVKDNVVIVTFGNYAFMDFILTWVKQLRDLEVSNFLVGAMDTKLLEALYWKGIPVFDMGSHMSTVDVGWGSPTFHKMGREKVILIDSILPFGFELLMCDTDMVWLKNPLPYLARYPEADVLTSSDQVIPTVVDDSLEVWQEVSGAYNIGIFHWRPTESAKKLAKQWKEMLLADDKIWDQNGFNDILHKQLGPAVDDESALVFAFDGKLKMGILPASIFCSGHTYFVQAMYQQLRLEPYAVHTTFQYGGTEGKRHRLREAMLFLDPPEYYNPPGGFLSFKPHIPKGLLLSGEHNVESHFTLVNYQIKQIRTALAIASLLNRTLVMPPLWCRVDRLWYGHPGVLEGSMTRQPFLCPLDHVFEVNVMLKKLPEEEFGPQIDFREYSTLDNPSLPSEIKNSWLDVKLCKEGTQGCDVSNDTTSVGGVLKFPKHSNEETFMKVFSSFKDVKVIKFSSVQDAFQGFTDKEREDKFRNRVKRYVGIWCCVPDLSPGHIYYDMYWDEKPGWKAIPPQTSEDDHPPW from the exons ATGGCGTGGAGAAAAGGGTGTGAAGAAGTGGCTAATTCGAAGCCTCTGTTCCTCACGATCTACACTGTTGTCGTCATTGGCATCGTGGTTTCCTCCTTCTACGTCTTCTCTGCTATATACTCCAGCAACCCATCTGCTGCTCAATCTTCTGCATGGCTCTCTTCCCTTCCGA GTGAGAATACTCGTGTTACGGATCAGACACTAAATGTTTCTCGGTCAGCTGTGCATTTTGTGCCAAGGCCTTCCTCAGGGGCTCAAAATGAGTGGTCAAGGACTATATGGGATATTCCACCGACCAATAAAAGGATGCCACCATTGTCGGATTTCCGGCTGACAAAGGCGCTGGTTCAGCAAAGGGTGAAGGATAATGTGGTAATAGTGACCTTTGGTAACTATGCGTTCATGGATTTTATTCTGACATGGGTTAAGCAATTGAGAGATCTGGAAGTTTCTAATTTTCTTGTTG GTGCAATGGATACCAAATTATTGGAGGCACTGTATTGGAAAGGGATACCGGTTTTTGACATGGGCAGCCATATGAGCACAGTAGATGTTGGCTGGGGGTCTCCAACATTTCATAAAATGGGGAGAGAAAAAGTTATTCTGATAGATTCAATACTTCCTTTTGGATTCGAGCTGTTGATGTGTGATACTGACATGGTTTGGTTGAAG AACCCACTTCCATATCTTGCTCGTTATCCAGAAGCAGACGTTTTAACTTCAAGTGATCAAGTTATACCAACAGTTGTTGATGATAGTTTGGAAGTTTGGCAAGAAG TTAGTGGTGCCTACAACATTGGAATTTTCCATTGGAGACCTACAGAGTCTGCAAAAAAGTTGGCAAAGCAATGGAAGGAAATGCTTCTAGCTGATGACAAGATATGGGATCAGAATGGGTTTAATGATATTCTTCACAAACAGTTAGGTCCAGCTGTTGATGATGAAAGTGCGCTTGTTTTTGCTTTTGATGGAAAACTGAAGATGGGGATTTTGCCTGCGAGTATCTTCTGTAGTGGACATACATATTTTGTCCAG GCTATGTACCAACAACTAAGGTTGGAGCCATATGCAGTGCACACAACATTTCAATATGGAGGAACTGAAGGAAAGCGCCATCGACTGCGAGAAGCCATGCTCTTCCTTGATCCACCAGAATACTATAATCCTCCTG GGGGATTCTTGTCATTCAAGCCACATATTCCAAAAGGCTTGTTGCTAAGTGGGGAGCATAATGTTGAATCACATTTTACTCTTGTTAATTACCAA ATTAAACAGATTAGGACTGCACTTGCAATTGCTTCCCTTTTGAACAGAACACTG GTCATGCCTCCACTATGGTGCAGGGTTGATAGGCTATGGTACGGCCATCCTGGTGTTTTGGAAGGGTCCATGACTAGACAACCTTTTCTCTGTCCTTTGGACCATGTTTTTGAG GTCAATGTCATGCTGAAAAAGCTCCCTGAAGAAGAGTTTGGTCCTCAAATAGATTTTAGAGAGTACTCAACACTTGATAATCCCTCTCTGCCATCAGAG ATAAAAAACTCATGGCTTGATGTTAAGCTCTGTAAAGAAGGAACCCAAGGTTGTGATGTCTCAAATGATACCACTAGTGTAGGGGGAGTACTTAAATTTCCAAAGCACAGCAATGAAGAAACG TTTATGAAAGTATTCTCATCATTCAAGGATGTAAAAGTGATCAAGTTCTCTTCGGTGCAAGATGCTTTCCAAGGTTTCACTGACAAG GAAAGGGAAGATAAGTTCAGAAATCGTGTTAAGAGGTATGTGGGCATATGGTGCTGTGTGCCAGATCTCAGCCCTGGCCACATATATTATGATATGTACTGGGATGAGAAACCAGGATGGAAAGCAATTCCTCCTCAAACTTCGGAGGATGATCATCCCCCTTGGTAA
- the LOC137808610 gene encoding glycine-rich protein A3-like, translating to MGGGKDTHDESDKGLFSHLAHGAHGGHGYPPGAYPPQPGAYPPHQGYPPAGGYPPAGGYPPAGGYPPAGGYPPAGGYPPAGGYPPAGGYPPAGYPPAGYPASSHAPGHHGHQGHGHGGMGAMLAGGAAAAGVAYGAHHIAQGSHGSHGSHGAHMAHGYAHGGHMGHGHGKFKQHGHGGKFKHGKHGKFKHGKHGKFGKHGGGFKKWK from the exons ATGGGAGGTGGCAAGGACACGCATGATGAATCTGACAAAGGACTTTTTTCACACCTTGCTCATGGGGCACATGGTGGCCATGGGTACCCACCTGGGGCTTACCCACCCCAACCTGGGGCATACCCTCCACATCAAGGGTACCCTCCTGCTGGTGGCTACCCTCCTGCCGGTGGCTACCCTCCTGCCGGTGGCTACCCTCCTGCCGGTGGCTACCCTCCTGCCGGTGGCTACCCTCCTGCCGGTGGCTACCCTCCTGCCGGTGGCTACCCTCCTGCTGGCTACCCTCCTGCTGGTTACCCTGCTTCATCACATGCTCCAG GGCACCATGGACACCAAGGGCACGGGCATGGTGGTATGGGAGCAATGCTTGCTGGAGGTGCTGCCGCAGCTGGTGTAGCTTATGGTGCTCACCATATCGCTCAGGGCTCTCATGGCTCACATGGCTCACATGGTGCTCACATGGCCCATGGCTATGCACATGGTGGTCACATGGGCCATGGACACGGGAAGTTCAAGCAGCATGGACATGGCGGCAAGTTCAAGCATGGAAAACATGGTAAGTTCAAGCATGGAAAGCATGGAAAGTTCGGCAAGCATGGTGGTGGGTTCAAGAAGTGGAAGTGA